From the genome of Burkholderiales bacterium:
TCGATGTCGAGGTGCGCGCCGGCCAGATCGTGCTGACCCCGGTGCGCATCCAGCGCGGCGACGCGGTGCGGGCCAAGCTGGCGGCGCTGGGTCTCGAGGATGCCGACGTCGTGGACGCAGTGCAATGGGCGCGCAGGACTCGATCGGCGACGGCGGCGAAGTCGTCACCCAGGGCGGCGGAGCCGGACGTCGCCTGCGCGACCGGCGGGCCGCGCGCGGCGAAGCCGGCGCCGCGCAAGAAGCCGGCGCGCCGCGCGTGACCGGGAAGTCGCCGCCGCGCGTCGTGCTGGACACCAACGTCGTGCTGTCGGCGCTGTTGTTCGGCGGCGGCCCGGCAGCGCGCGTGCGCGCGGGCTGGCAATCCGGGCGTTTCGCACCGCTGGCCAGTACGGCCACGGCGCAGGAATTGGTTCGGGTGCTCGGCTACCCGAAGTTCCGACTGTCGGCCGAGGAACGGGAGGAGTTGCTCGCCGACTTCATGCCTTGGGTCGAGGTCGTGCAGATTCCGGACTCGCCACCCGCCGCGCCTGCCTGCCGCGATCCGTTCGACCTGCCGTTCCTGCATCTGGCCCTTGCGGGCCGCGCGCGGGCCATCGTGACCGGCGACCGCGATCTGCTGGTGCTGGCGCGGACACGAGGACTGTGCCCGGTGCTCGGCGTCGATGCCTTCTGCCGGAAGTTCTTGCGCGCCGACCGGGCGCAGCGATGAACACCTCCGCCCTCGTCCAGACCCCCTGGATCCCCTGCGACGCC
Proteins encoded in this window:
- a CDS encoding putative toxin-antitoxin system toxin component, PIN family; this translates as MGAQDSIGDGGEVVTQGGGAGRRLRDRRAARGEAGAAQEAGAPRVTGKSPPRVVLDTNVVLSALLFGGGPAARVRAGWQSGRFAPLASTATAQELVRVLGYPKFRLSAEEREELLADFMPWVEVVQIPDSPPAAPACRDPFDLPFLHLALAGRARAIVTGDRDLLVLARTRGLCPVLGVDAFCRKFLRADRAQR